Proteins encoded together in one Amblyomma americanum isolate KBUSLIRL-KWMA chromosome 1, ASM5285725v1, whole genome shotgun sequence window:
- the LOC144130931 gene encoding uncharacterized protein LOC144130931 codes for MLFLLLHSGDVETNPGPNTRSESALENLSFLSEPSEQMAAIFNLLKDVHACSVQSAKNQAKLAADIKAIKASQKSIENKIGRIQERLDTLEEKTDVLDQFAVKPTYVQNSLQAPSTQHDSLQTRLYELEDRSRCNNLLFRDIPDSRKSWKETEDSVKDTLTGIDNLPDLSIECTHRLCQYSPSKCRPIIVKFNNFKLKECVLSTRSKLKDKCITVSEDFSPATRIARIKLVEFTKNLPGSPSFQLRYNKITVNEKLYTNNASTDSIVGITMPPKTDAFHGGAPKHNTAITDSTVESVSRISPENTRTERMD; via the coding sequence ATGCTCTTCCTGCTACTGCATTCCGGGGATGTAGAAACAAACCCAGGACCGAACACTCGCTCCGAATCCGCGCTCGAAAACCTGTCTTTTCTGAGTGAGCCTTCCGAACAAATGGCTGCCATTTTTAACCTTCTTAAGGATGTGCACGCATGCTCTGTTCAATCTGCAAAGAATCAGGCTAAGCTTGCCGCAGACATAAAAGCCATAAAAGCTAGCCAAAAAAGCATAGAGAACAAAATTGGTCGCATTCAAGAAAGGCTGGACACTCTGGAAGAGAAAACAGACGTGCTAGACCAGTTTGCTGTAAAACCGACCTACGTTCAGAATTCCCTACAAGCCCCGTCAACGCAGCATGATTCTTTGCAAACTCGTCTCTACGAACTGGAGGACAGATCACGGTGCAATAACCTGCTTTTCCGAGACATTCCTGACTCACGCAAATCCTGGAAAGAAACTGAAGACAGTGTGAAAGATACCCTCACGGGCATCGACAACCTACCAGACTTATCAATAGAATGCACACATCGCCTCTGCCAGTATTCTCCATCAAAATGTCGCCCTATCATAGTCAAGTTCAACAACTTCAAACTGAAAGAATGTGTACTTTCAACACGCAGTAAACTTAAAGATAAGTGTATAACAGTGTCCGAAGATTTTTCCCCCGCCACGCGTATTGCCAGAATTAAGCTAGTGGAATTCACGAAAAATCTGCCAGGCTCCCCTAGTTTTCAGTTGCGCTACAACAAAATCACAGTGAATGAAAAATTATACACCAACAATGCCTCCACTGATAGCATAGTTGGGATTACTATGCCACCGAAAACAGATGCTTTCCACGGCGGAGCGCCGAAACATAATACAGCCATCACTGATAGCACAGTCGAgtctgtgtcacggatctccccggagaacactcggaccgaaagaatggactag